A genomic segment from Polyangium mundeleinium encodes:
- a CDS encoding M20 family metallopeptidase — protein MPTTSIDRPVRESILAAARAVAPIVRDVAARIFAHPELRFEETRAAGWLCEAIEAEGVPVERGTGGLPTAFRARLGSGAGPRIAILAEYDALPEMGHACGHNLIAGGALGAFLAIARARPSFVGTIEIIGTPAEEGGGGKIRLLEAGVFDGVTAAMMFHPYDCDLLAPSSLASYWLSLRFKGVPSHAAMAPWEGKSALAAALATMHLVDAQRVHLRDGTRVHGVVVEGGQAVNIIPERAVVDFAVRASSFAELSVVRALVERCARGAAIACGVEVEIEVRGGYKDLRPNIPLARRFGEHLAALGRPAREVDPVRSMGSTDMGDISHVIPSIHPLIAICDEGETMCHEHPFARHADSDRGAEAMMFAAQAMALTALDVLADAPLRATMTSFFEGKSGR, from the coding sequence ATGCCGACGACGTCCATCGATCGACCCGTCAGGGAATCCATCCTCGCGGCCGCGCGTGCCGTTGCGCCGATCGTCCGCGACGTCGCCGCGCGGATCTTCGCGCACCCGGAGCTACGCTTCGAAGAGACGCGCGCTGCAGGCTGGCTGTGTGAGGCCATCGAGGCCGAGGGTGTCCCCGTCGAACGCGGCACCGGCGGCCTCCCCACGGCCTTCCGCGCGCGCCTCGGCAGCGGCGCGGGCCCGCGCATCGCGATCCTCGCTGAGTACGACGCGCTCCCCGAAATGGGCCACGCGTGTGGCCACAACCTCATCGCCGGCGGCGCGCTCGGCGCGTTCCTCGCGATCGCGCGGGCGCGCCCGTCCTTCGTGGGCACGATCGAGATCATCGGCACGCCTGCCGAGGAGGGCGGCGGCGGCAAGATCCGCCTGCTCGAAGCCGGCGTCTTCGACGGCGTCACCGCCGCGATGATGTTTCACCCGTATGATTGCGACCTGCTCGCGCCCTCCTCCCTCGCGAGCTACTGGCTCTCGCTCCGCTTCAAGGGAGTGCCTTCGCATGCGGCGATGGCCCCGTGGGAGGGCAAGAGCGCGCTCGCGGCGGCGCTCGCGACGATGCACCTCGTCGATGCGCAACGCGTGCACCTGCGGGACGGCACGCGTGTGCATGGCGTGGTCGTCGAGGGTGGCCAGGCGGTCAACATCATCCCCGAGCGCGCCGTGGTGGACTTCGCGGTGCGCGCGTCGTCGTTCGCGGAGCTCTCGGTCGTGCGCGCGCTCGTCGAGCGATGCGCGCGCGGCGCGGCGATCGCGTGTGGCGTGGAGGTCGAGATCGAGGTGCGGGGTGGTTACAAGGACCTGCGCCCGAACATCCCGCTCGCGCGCCGCTTTGGCGAACACCTCGCCGCGCTCGGCAGGCCTGCGCGCGAGGTCGACCCCGTGCGCAGCATGGGCTCGACGGACATGGGCGACATCTCGCACGTGATCCCGTCGATCCACCCGCTGATTGCGATCTGCGACGAGGGGGAGACCATGTGCCACGAGCACCCGTTCGCGCGGCATGCGGACAGCGATCGAGGCGCGGAGGCCATGATGTTCGCGGCGCAGGCGATGGCGCTCACGGCGCTCGACGTGCTCGCGGACGCACCCTTGCGCGCGACGATGACTTCTTTTTTCGAGGGGAAAAGCGGGCGGTAA
- a CDS encoding UDP-N-acetylmuramate--L-alanine ligase, with amino-acid sequence MHVHLVGVAGTGMGALAGLFKASGHDVSGSDVAFYPPMGPALERWGIRLMEGFDPKHLEPRPDLVVIGNVCRPTNPEARAAQGSGIPTKSMPHALAELLLVHRSPLVVGGTHGKTTTSALCAWLLHEAGRDPGFLIGGLPKNFDASFRVPGDVARGGRLPLVTGEGMSRRKTPFVVEGDEYDTAFFEKTPKFWHYRPEVAILTSIEHDHIDIYPDEASYLAAFRGFVERVPESGLIVAAAADRHVVDIVRASARAEVAWFALEGDDTHGQPPHWLAAPAGVDETGQSFDLYAGGVYAGRVAVTIPGRHNIRNALAAAAAVAQGFGVPLSTVISALATFQGVRRRQDLLYEVRGVRVYDDFAHHPTAVDETLRALRARHTKGSLFAVFEPRSATACRALHQAQYGSSFDAADVIVLAPLGRTEIPEAERLDLRALAAALEARGKRALTPASVDEIVTLLARDAQAGDTIALLSNGAFGGIYDKLRGALAP; translated from the coding sequence ATGCACGTGCACCTCGTGGGCGTCGCAGGAACCGGGATGGGCGCGCTCGCCGGGCTCTTCAAAGCCAGCGGGCACGACGTCTCCGGATCCGACGTCGCCTTCTATCCCCCCATGGGCCCCGCCCTCGAACGCTGGGGCATCCGGCTCATGGAGGGCTTCGACCCGAAGCACCTCGAGCCCCGCCCCGATCTCGTCGTCATCGGGAACGTTTGCCGTCCAACGAACCCCGAGGCCCGCGCCGCGCAGGGCAGCGGCATCCCGACGAAGAGCATGCCGCACGCGCTCGCCGAGCTCCTGCTCGTGCACCGCTCTCCGCTCGTCGTCGGCGGCACCCACGGCAAGACCACGACGAGCGCGCTCTGCGCATGGCTCCTCCACGAGGCCGGTCGTGATCCGGGCTTCCTCATCGGCGGCTTGCCGAAGAACTTCGACGCGAGCTTCCGCGTCCCCGGCGACGTCGCGCGCGGCGGCCGTTTGCCGCTCGTCACGGGCGAGGGCATGTCGCGCCGCAAGACGCCGTTCGTCGTCGAGGGCGACGAGTACGACACGGCCTTCTTCGAGAAGACGCCGAAGTTCTGGCACTACCGGCCCGAGGTCGCGATCCTCACGTCGATCGAGCACGACCACATCGACATCTACCCCGACGAAGCCTCCTACCTCGCGGCCTTCCGCGGCTTCGTCGAGCGTGTCCCCGAGAGCGGCCTCATCGTCGCCGCCGCGGCCGATCGCCACGTCGTTGACATCGTCCGCGCATCGGCCCGCGCGGAGGTCGCGTGGTTCGCCCTCGAAGGCGACGACACCCACGGACAGCCGCCCCACTGGCTCGCTGCGCCTGCCGGAGTCGACGAGACCGGCCAGTCCTTCGACCTCTATGCCGGCGGCGTCTACGCGGGCCGCGTCGCGGTCACGATTCCCGGCCGCCACAACATCCGCAACGCGCTCGCCGCGGCCGCCGCCGTCGCCCAGGGCTTTGGCGTGCCGCTCTCCACCGTGATCTCGGCGCTCGCGACCTTCCAGGGCGTTCGCCGCCGGCAGGATCTTCTCTACGAAGTGCGCGGCGTCCGCGTCTACGACGACTTCGCCCACCACCCGACCGCCGTCGACGAGACCCTGCGCGCCCTCCGCGCCCGCCACACGAAAGGCTCGCTCTTCGCCGTGTTCGAGCCGCGCAGCGCGACGGCGTGCCGCGCCCTGCACCAGGCGCAGTACGGAAGCTCCTTCGATGCGGCCGACGTCATCGTCCTCGCCCCGCTTGGCCGCACCGAGATCCCCGAGGCCGAGCGGCTCGATCTGCGCGCGCTCGCCGCGGCGCTCGAAGCGCGGGGCAAGCGCGCGCTCACGCCTGCGTCCGTCGACGAGATCGTCACGTTGCTCGCGCGGGACGCGCAGGCGGGCGACACCATCGCGCTGCTCTCGAACGGCGCGTTCGGCGGGATCTACGACAAGCTAAGGGGAGCGCTCGCGCCATGA
- a CDS encoding inositol monophosphatase family protein: MKTTTTGERAQFAAIAQLVAEEAGALVSAGFRSRPPVESKGPSDLVTEYDRASEDMISMRLGSLAPGIPVVGEERGDGFAPMALRSGLVWYVDPLDGTTNFVHGHPFWSISVGLFDGDEPIAGAVVAPALGLRWSGWVGEPVSVTGRSGRHGEARRNGQRCGVSPTLRLEDALVATGFPTVRNVAPANNFHSFMSVKHVVQGVRRCGSAAIDLCMVADGTYDGYWERKLNIWDVAAGCAMVLAARGRITALDGRLPNYHDGHIAVSNGHLHDALVEAINA; this comes from the coding sequence ATGAAGACCACGACGACGGGCGAGCGTGCGCAGTTTGCCGCCATCGCGCAGCTTGTGGCCGAGGAGGCGGGCGCGCTCGTGAGCGCCGGCTTCCGTTCGCGCCCGCCCGTCGAGTCGAAGGGCCCTTCCGACCTCGTCACCGAGTACGACCGCGCGAGCGAGGACATGATCTCCATGCGCCTCGGCTCGCTCGCCCCCGGCATCCCGGTCGTCGGCGAAGAGCGCGGCGACGGCTTCGCCCCGATGGCCTTGCGAAGCGGCCTTGTCTGGTACGTCGACCCGCTCGACGGCACGACGAACTTCGTGCACGGCCACCCGTTCTGGAGCATCTCCGTTGGCCTCTTCGACGGCGACGAGCCGATCGCGGGCGCGGTCGTGGCGCCTGCGCTCGGCCTTCGCTGGAGCGGCTGGGTGGGGGAGCCCGTGAGCGTCACGGGCCGCTCGGGCCGGCACGGCGAGGCGCGGCGCAACGGTCAGCGTTGCGGCGTGAGCCCGACGTTGCGGCTCGAAGACGCGCTCGTCGCGACGGGCTTTCCGACAGTGCGCAATGTCGCGCCTGCGAACAACTTCCACTCGTTCATGAGCGTGAAGCACGTCGTGCAGGGGGTGCGGCGTTGCGGGAGCGCCGCGATTGACCTGTGCATGGTGGCCGACGGCACGTACGACGGGTACTGGGAGCGCAAGCTCAACATCTGGGACGTCGCGGCGGGCTGCGCGATGGTGCTGGCGGCGCGGGGGCGGATCACGGCGCTGGATGGCAGGCTGCCGAACTACCACGATGGGCACATCGCCGTGTCGAATGGCCACCTGCACGACGCGCTGGTCGAAGCGATCAATGCGTAG